In Streptomyces qaidamensis, one DNA window encodes the following:
- a CDS encoding UbiX family flavin prenyltransferase: MPRTPWIVGVSGASGTPYAAAVLRALLAAGESVDLVVSRASRLTLLDETGISFRDAHWQADLREWLSRGADGKPDTFSVDIGAVRHWSAGDLAAGPSSGSYPTKGMLIVPASTASVAGVALGLSKDLLQRAASVTLKEGRKLIVAVRETPLNGQTLRHLVTLDDAGATVVPASPAFYAGATHIQDLVDFVAGRVLDAAGVPHRLYRRWQGELGGGAHRDG; this comes from the coding sequence ATGCCGCGTACGCCTTGGATCGTAGGGGTGTCCGGGGCTTCCGGCACCCCGTATGCCGCTGCCGTGCTGCGGGCCCTTCTCGCCGCCGGCGAGAGCGTCGATCTCGTGGTGTCCCGGGCGTCCCGGCTGACCTTGCTGGACGAGACCGGGATCTCCTTCCGGGACGCCCACTGGCAGGCCGACCTGCGGGAATGGCTGTCCCGGGGCGCCGACGGCAAGCCGGACACCTTCTCCGTCGACATCGGCGCCGTACGGCACTGGAGCGCCGGCGACCTGGCCGCCGGGCCCTCCTCGGGGTCGTACCCCACCAAGGGCATGCTCATCGTGCCCGCCTCGACGGCGAGCGTGGCCGGGGTCGCGCTCGGCCTGTCGAAGGACCTGCTCCAGCGGGCGGCGAGCGTGACCCTCAAGGAGGGACGCAAGCTGATCGTGGCCGTGCGCGAGACCCCGCTGAACGGCCAGACGCTGCGGCACCTGGTCACCCTCGACGACGCGGGCGCGACGGTCGTGCCCGCCTCACCCGCCTTCTACGCGGGCGCGACGCACATCCAGGACCTGGTGGACTTCGTCGCCGGACGCGTACTCGACGCGGCGGGCGTGCCGCACCGGCTCTACCGCCGTTGGCAAGGTGAACTCGGCGGCGGTGCGCACCGCGACGGCTGA
- the mqnE gene encoding aminofutalosine synthase MqnE, whose translation MDLGLKRELEEKVRAGVRLTREDGIALYESDDLAWLGGLAHEVRTRKNGDVVHFNVNRHLNMTNVCTASCAYCSFQRKPGEKDAYTMRIEEAVKLAKAMESDNLTELHIVNGLHPNLPWRYYPRSLRELKAALPDVSLKAFTATEIHHFETISGMSASEILDELIDAGLESLTGGGAEIFDWEVRQHIVDHRTHWEDWSRIHRLAHEKGLKTPCTMLYGHIEEPRHRVDHVLRLRELQDETGGFQVFIPLRYQHDFVDMQDGKVRNRLQARTQMATGAEALKTFAVSRLLFDNVPHVKVFWVMHGVQTAQLALQHGADDMDGSVVEYKITHDADNYGTPNKLTREDLLDLIRDAGFRPVERNTRYEIIREYEGPDPERRESPQPMRV comes from the coding sequence ATGGATCTCGGGCTCAAGCGCGAGCTGGAGGAGAAGGTCAGGGCGGGTGTCCGCCTGACCCGTGAGGACGGCATCGCGCTGTACGAGTCGGACGACCTGGCCTGGCTCGGCGGCCTCGCGCACGAGGTGCGCACCCGCAAGAACGGCGACGTCGTGCACTTCAACGTCAACCGGCACCTCAACATGACGAACGTGTGCACGGCCTCCTGCGCGTACTGCTCCTTCCAGCGCAAGCCGGGGGAGAAGGACGCGTACACGATGCGCATCGAGGAGGCCGTCAAGCTCGCGAAGGCGATGGAGTCGGACAACCTCACCGAGCTGCACATCGTCAACGGGCTGCACCCGAACCTGCCGTGGCGGTACTACCCGCGGTCGCTGCGCGAGCTGAAGGCGGCGCTGCCGGACGTCTCGCTGAAGGCGTTCACGGCCACGGAGATCCACCACTTCGAGACCATCTCGGGGATGTCGGCGTCGGAGATCCTCGACGAGCTCATCGACGCCGGTCTGGAGTCCCTCACCGGCGGCGGCGCCGAGATCTTCGACTGGGAGGTCCGCCAGCACATCGTGGACCACCGGACCCACTGGGAGGACTGGTCCCGGATCCACCGGCTCGCACACGAAAAGGGTCTGAAGACCCCGTGCACGATGCTGTACGGGCACATCGAGGAGCCGCGTCACCGGGTGGACCACGTGCTGCGGCTGCGTGAGCTGCAGGACGAGACCGGCGGCTTCCAGGTCTTCATTCCGCTGCGGTACCAGCACGACTTCGTCGACATGCAGGACGGCAAGGTGCGTAATCGCCTCCAGGCGCGGACGCAGATGGCGACGGGGGCCGAGGCGCTGAAGACCTTCGCGGTGTCACGGCTGCTGTTCGACAACGTGCCGCACGTGAAGGTGTTCTGGGTGATGCACGGGGTGCAGACGGCTCAGCTGGCGCTGCAGCACGGGGCGGACGACATGGACGGGTCCGTCGTCGAGTACAAGATCACGCATGACGCGGACAACTACGGGACGCCGAACAAGCTGACGCGTGAGGATCTGCTGGATCTGATTCGCGATGCCGGGTTCCGGCCGGTGGAGCGGAACACGCGGTACGAGATCATCCGGGAGTATGAGGGGCCCGACCCGGAGCGTCGTGAGTCGCCGCAGCCCATGAGGGTCTGA
- a CDS encoding UdgX family uracil-DNA binding protein (This protein belongs to the uracil DNA glycosylase superfamily, members of which act in excision repair of DNA. However, it belongs more specifically to UdgX branch, whose founding member was found to bind uracil in DNA (where it does not belong), without cleaving it, appears to promote DNA repair by a pathway involving RecA, rather than base excision.): MVGTRAPEDAYTAEPFLPERGGLPALRKAAAECRGCPLHRDATQTVFGAGDTDARVMLVGEQPGDQEDRRGKPFVGPAGQLLDRALEEAGIDPSEAYVTNAVKHFKFTQAEPRKRRIHKAPNLREMTACGPWLAAELAVVEPELIVVLGATAGKALLGSSFRVTQVRGTVLEEEIHGRPERLVPTVHPSSVLRSDDREAAYRGLVSDLKVAADALS, translated from the coding sequence ATGGTCGGTACGAGGGCTCCTGAGGACGCCTACACCGCTGAGCCGTTTCTTCCCGAGCGCGGCGGTCTTCCCGCTCTTCGGAAGGCCGCTGCCGAATGCCGGGGATGTCCGTTGCACCGGGACGCCACCCAGACCGTGTTCGGGGCCGGTGACACGGACGCCCGGGTCATGCTCGTGGGGGAGCAGCCCGGGGATCAGGAGGACCGGCGGGGGAAGCCGTTCGTCGGGCCGGCCGGGCAGTTGCTCGACCGGGCCCTGGAGGAGGCCGGTATCGATCCCTCCGAGGCCTATGTCACCAACGCCGTGAAGCACTTCAAGTTCACGCAGGCCGAGCCCCGGAAGCGGCGGATCCACAAGGCGCCGAACCTGCGGGAGATGACCGCGTGCGGGCCCTGGCTGGCCGCGGAGCTCGCGGTCGTGGAGCCGGAGCTGATCGTCGTCCTCGGGGCCACCGCCGGGAAGGCGCTGCTCGGGTCCTCCTTCCGGGTCACGCAGGTGCGCGGCACCGTGCTGGAGGAGGAGATCCACGGGAGGCCGGAGCGGCTGGTGCCGACCGTGCACCCCTCCTCGGTGCTGCGGTCGGACGACCGGGAGGCGGCGTACCGGGGGCTGGTGTCGGACCTGAAGGTGGCGGCAGACGCCCTGTCGTAA
- a CDS encoding DUF4229 domain-containing protein produces MLRYTLMRLGIFVGCLVVVWGAVYSGIAPRGLGSSNGLWIVALALLISAPISLVVLRKERDRASVQVAQRVDRMKANLDANRSQEDVADDTARAQGQTS; encoded by the coding sequence ATGCTCCGCTACACGCTGATGCGCCTCGGAATCTTCGTGGGCTGCCTCGTGGTCGTCTGGGGCGCTGTCTACTCCGGCATCGCCCCGCGCGGGCTCGGCAGCAGCAACGGGCTGTGGATCGTGGCCCTCGCCCTGCTCATCTCCGCGCCGATCAGCCTGGTCGTGCTGCGCAAGGAGCGGGACCGGGCGTCGGTCCAGGTCGCGCAGCGCGTCGACCGGATGAAGGCCAACCTGGACGCGAACCGCAGCCAGGAGGATGTGGCCGACGACACCGCCCGGGCCCAGGGGCAGACCTCGTAA
- a CDS encoding Lrp/AsnC family transcriptional regulator translates to MDAVDRQLIQALRENGRASYAELGRLVGLSGPSVTDRINRLEAAGVITGYRATVDAASLGLGVTALIGISLSDATDHEDVAQRLKDLSEIEDCWFIAGEDSYMLKVRAADVDGLEKMIRRLSGIEGVSRTRTTIVLSTKWENRVGELPEEE, encoded by the coding sequence ATGGACGCGGTGGACAGGCAGCTCATCCAGGCCCTGAGGGAGAACGGCCGGGCCTCCTACGCGGAGCTGGGACGCCTCGTCGGACTGTCGGGACCCAGTGTCACCGACCGCATCAACCGGCTGGAGGCGGCCGGTGTCATCACCGGCTACCGGGCCACCGTCGACGCCGCCTCGCTCGGCCTCGGCGTCACCGCCCTGATCGGCATCTCACTCTCCGACGCCACCGACCACGAGGACGTGGCGCAGCGGCTGAAGGACCTCTCGGAGATCGAGGACTGCTGGTTCATCGCGGGCGAGGACTCCTACATGCTCAAGGTGCGGGCGGCGGACGTCGACGGCCTGGAGAAGATGATCCGGCGGCTCAGCGGCATCGAGGGCGTCTCCCGCACGCGGACGACGATCGTGCTCTCCACGAAGTGGGAGAACCGGGTCGGGGAGCTGCCCGAAGAGGAGTAG
- a CDS encoding GNAT family N-acetyltransferase, whose amino-acid sequence MPLTLTLEPAVTPELRDGLLDLWTDVSNAGGAVGYVPPVTREEIRPALVQHFAAMADGRVKLLVGHDEDGRVAATAFLTFNTHHLMTHWLWLYTVMVHPRHQGKGWGRDLLRAAADTARGMDGIEAIRLTCRGGLGLERFYETCGYKEVGRIPGAIRVAPGDDREDVIMLLPLV is encoded by the coding sequence ATGCCCCTTACCCTCACACTCGAACCCGCCGTCACCCCCGAGCTGCGTGACGGTCTGCTCGATCTGTGGACCGATGTCTCCAACGCCGGAGGGGCCGTCGGGTACGTGCCGCCGGTGACGCGGGAGGAGATCCGCCCCGCGCTGGTGCAGCACTTCGCGGCGATGGCGGACGGCCGGGTCAAGCTGCTCGTCGGGCACGACGAGGACGGAAGGGTCGCGGCGACCGCCTTCCTGACCTTCAACACACACCACCTGATGACGCACTGGCTGTGGCTGTACACGGTGATGGTGCACCCGAGGCACCAGGGCAAGGGCTGGGGGCGGGACCTGCTGCGCGCCGCCGCGGACACGGCCCGGGGCATGGACGGGATCGAGGCGATCCGGCTGACCTGCCGCGGCGGACTCGGTCTCGAGCGGTTCTACGAGACGTGCGGCTACAAGGAGGTCGGGCGGATTCCCGGGGCGATCCGGGTGGCGCCGGGGGACGACCGCGAGGACGTCATCATGCTGCTGCCCCTCGTCTGA
- a CDS encoding rhomboid family intramembrane serine protease: protein MSGPQAGWSNGDRALAAGKLMLAWVALLWLLEVVDVATGHALDGFGVTPRDPSELVDVVPSSFIHFGFAHLAANTVPLLVLGFLAALAGLRRFLLVCALIIVVDGLGVWLIAPDGTNTAGASGVIFGLFGFLLVSGFVERRPWGVLAGVLIAAVWGGSILAGLAPTQTGVSWQGHLLGLLAGVAAAFVFRRGPAAPAALTR, encoded by the coding sequence ATGTCGGGTCCGCAAGCCGGGTGGTCGAACGGCGATCGTGCGCTGGCCGCGGGCAAGCTGATGCTCGCCTGGGTCGCGCTGCTGTGGCTGCTGGAAGTGGTCGACGTGGCCACGGGCCACGCGCTGGACGGCTTCGGCGTCACCCCGCGCGACCCGTCCGAGCTGGTCGATGTCGTCCCCTCGTCCTTCATCCACTTCGGTTTCGCCCATCTGGCGGCCAACACCGTGCCGCTGCTGGTCCTCGGCTTCCTCGCGGCGCTCGCGGGCCTGCGCCGGTTCCTGCTGGTCTGCGCGCTGATCATCGTCGTCGACGGCCTGGGCGTCTGGCTCATAGCCCCGGACGGCACCAACACCGCGGGCGCCTCCGGCGTGATCTTCGGCCTCTTCGGCTTCCTCCTGGTCAGCGGATTCGTCGAGCGCCGCCCCTGGGGCGTCCTGGCGGGCGTCCTGATCGCCGCGGTCTGGGGCGGCTCGATCCTGGCGGGCCTGGCCCCGACCCAGACGGGCGTCAGCTGGCAGGGCCACCTGCTGGGCCTGCTGGCGGGGGTGGCGGCGGCGTTCGTGTTCCGCCGCGGCCCGGCAGCCCCAGCCGCGCTCACACGGTGA